Sequence from the Brevundimonas sp. SGAir0440 genome:
AGGGCGGCGACGCCCGGCGAACGCCGCGCCGCCGCTTGACGGTTTGTCACTGGGCGGGCGGGGTCGCGCCCGGCGCCACGGCCGGTGCGCCGCCGCCGGGCGCCGAGGCGTTGGCGGGCGGGGCGTTCAGGTTGAAGTTGACCTGGGGCGCCGACTGGGCGGCGGCGGCGGCGGTGAACAACTGCATCGGCTGCGACCCGCCATGCAGGGTCTTGGCCCAGATCACCTGTGGGAAGGTGCGCAGGGTGGTGTTGTAGTCGCGGACAGCCTCATTGTAGTCGCGGCGCGCGATCTGGATGCGGTTTTCAGTCCCTTCCAGTTGGGACTGCAGGGTCAGGAAGTTCTGGTTAGCCTGAAGTTGCGGGTACGCTTCGACCGTCACCAGCAAGCGTGACAAGGCGCCGGACAGCTGGCCCTGGGCTTCCTGATATTGCTGGAAGGCCTGCGGATTATCGAGGTCGTCGGCCGAGACGTTGACCGAAGTGGCGCGGGCGCGGGCGTTGATGACGTCCGTCAGGGTGGTGCGTTCCTGGATCGCGGCGCCTTGAACCGTCGCGACCAGATTGGGGACCAGGTCGGCGCGGCGCTGATACTGGCTCTGCACATCGGCCCAGGCGGCCTCGGCGCGTTCCTGCTTGGTTGGAATGGTGTTGTAGCCGCAGCCCGCCACGGCGGGGACGATCATCAGAGCGCCGGTCAGAGCGACGGCGCGAGCGTTGAAGCGGACCATGACATCTCCCGTTCGGCGATAGCGCCGTTCAGCGGGACTATTCACCGCCCCAATGAATGCATCAAGCGTCCAATGGCTCCGGTTGGAGATTGTTGAGGCGGCAGGCGGCCGAATAGGTGTTGGCCAGCAGACAGGCGATGGTCATCGGCCCGACGCCGCCCGGCACCGGGGTGATGCGGCCCGCGACATCGGCCGCTTCCTTGAAGGCGACGTCGCCGACGACGCGGGTCTTGCCCTCGGCGGCCTTGACGGGATCAGCCGAGGGAACGCGGTTGATGCCTACGTCGATGACGGTGGCGCCCGGTTTGATCCAGTCGCCCTTGATCATCTCGGGCCGACCGACGGCGGCGACCAGAATGTCGGCGCGACGGCAGACGTCGGGCAGGTCCCGCGTGCGCGAATGGGCGATGGTGACGGTGCAGCTTTCGCCCAGCAGTAACTGCGCCATCGGCTTGCCGACGATGTTCGAGCGACCGACGATGACGGCGTTCAGGCCCGACAGATCGCCGAGTTGATCCTTCAGCAGCATCAGACAGCCCAGGGGCGTGCAGGGGACCAGACCCGGCAGGCCGACGGCCAGACGACCGGCGTTCACGACGTGAAAGCCGTCCACATCCTTGTCCGGCGAAATGGCGTCCAGAACCACCGTCGCGTCGATGTGGGCGGGCAGGGGCAGTTGGACCAGGATGCCGTGAATGCCGGCATCCGCATTCAACTGGGCGATCAGGGCCAGCAGTTCATCCTGGCGGGTCGATTCGGCCAGGCGGTGGGTGTCGGAGCGCATGCCGGCGCGCAGCGTCGTCTCGCCCTTGTTGCGGACGTAGATCTGGCTGGCCGGGTCCTCGCCGACGATGACGACGGCCAGGCCGGGTTTGACGCCGTGCGCGGCTTCCAGCCGGGCGACGGCCGCCCCGACGCGGTCCACCAGTGCGGCCGAGAAGGCCTTGCCGTCGATCAGGGTCGCAGGCGTGGATTGGGCCGACATGGCAGCTCCGTCTGGTGGGAAATCAGGATGCGGCGATTTACAGCCGTCACGGTTCGGCGTCTATGATCCGCAGCCTATGCTGGAGGAATTCATGAACCGTCCGTCGCTCGCCGCCGCTGTCAGCACCCTGGCCCTCTTGTGGGCGGTCGCGCCGGCCGTGGCCCAGGACGCGCAGACGTTGCGCATCGGCGCCGACGTGAACGGCGCCCTGACGGACGGCGACGCGAAGGCGGCAGATGACGAATATCGCTATGACGACTATCGGTTTGAGGCGCGCGCAGGGCAGCGGCTGGAAGCCACGCTGAGATCGGACGCTTTCGACGCCTATCTGGAAGTCTACGCCGATGGGGCTGCGGGCGAGCCGCTGGCGTCCGACGACGACGGATTGGGAGACGGCACGAATGCGCGGCTGCGCTTCACGCCGGAACAGGCGGGGACCTATGTCCTGAGAGCCCGGACGCTGAGCGGACTGGACGGCGGCGACTATCGTCTGTCGTTGCAGGAACGCCCGGCGCCGCCGCGCGCGCCGCGACCCGGCGGCATTCGTGTCGGGGCGACCCAGAGCGGCGAACTGACGGCGCGCGATCCTGAGCAGGAAGACGGCGGCCGCTATGACGCCTACGCCTTCCGCGCCAACGCCGGCGATCGGTTTGTGGTGACGTTGGATTCCGAGGCCTTCGATCCCCTGGTGCGGGTGGGGCGGATGAACGGTCCCGATTTCCTCGAGATCAGCTCGAACGACGACGCGCCCGGCGGCGGGCTGAACTCGCGGCTGACCTTCACGGCGCCCACGGCCGGTGAATATGTGATCCGGGCCACGTCGCTGGAAGACGGGCTGGGTCGCTACGAACTGGGCTTGGCCGAGGCGCCGCCCGCGCCGCCGTCGAAGCCCATCGCGATCGGTGACGAGATCAAGGGTGAGCTGGGCTCGGACAGCGCCACGAACGACGGCGGCCAGCGCGCAGAAACCTATCGCTTCACCGGAACGAACGGCCAGCGCGTCGCGATCGAGATGAAGTCGAGCGAGTTCGACGCCTATCTGACGCTTCGCCGCGCTTCGGACGATACGGTATTGGCTGAAGATGATGACGGCGCCGGCTCGGGCACCGACGCCCGCATCGCGCGCACCCTGGACGCCGACGGCGACTACATCATCGAGGCGCGCGGGTTCAGCGACGAGGCCGAGGGCGATTATACGCTGAAGCTGACCGAAACCGCGCCGCCGCCGCCGCCGACCACGGCGACCCTGGGTCAAACCGTGGAAGGCGAGATCACCGACGAGGATCCCCAGGGCGACGATGGTAAACGCTATGACGCCTATGTCTTTTCCGGAACGGAAGGCCAGCGTGTCCAGGCGATCC
This genomic interval carries:
- a CDS encoding LemA family protein, with translation MVRFNARAVALTGALMIVPAVAGCGYNTIPTKQERAEAAWADVQSQYQRRADLVPNLVATVQGAAIQERTTLTDVINARARATSVNVSADDLDNPQAFQQYQEAQGQLSGALSRLLVTVEAYPQLQANQNFLTLQSQLEGTENRIQIARRDYNEAVRDYNTTLRTFPQVIWAKTLHGGSQPMQLFTAAAAAQSAPQVNFNLNAPPANASAPGGGAPAVAPGATPPAQ
- the folD gene encoding bifunctional methylenetetrahydrofolate dehydrogenase/methenyltetrahydrofolate cyclohydrolase FolD, with amino-acid sequence MSAQSTPATLIDGKAFSAALVDRVGAAVARLEAAHGVKPGLAVVIVGEDPASQIYVRNKGETTLRAGMRSDTHRLAESTRQDELLALIAQLNADAGIHGILVQLPLPAHIDATVVLDAISPDKDVDGFHVVNAGRLAVGLPGLVPCTPLGCLMLLKDQLGDLSGLNAVIVGRSNIVGKPMAQLLLGESCTVTIAHSRTRDLPDVCRRADILVAAVGRPEMIKGDWIKPGATVIDVGINRVPSADPVKAAEGKTRVVGDVAFKEAADVAGRITPVPGGVGPMTIACLLANTYSAACRLNNLQPEPLDA
- a CDS encoding PPC domain-containing protein — encoded protein: MNRPSLAAAVSTLALLWAVAPAVAQDAQTLRIGADVNGALTDGDAKAADDEYRYDDYRFEARAGQRLEATLRSDAFDAYLEVYADGAAGEPLASDDDGLGDGTNARLRFTPEQAGTYVLRARTLSGLDGGDYRLSLQERPAPPRAPRPGGIRVGATQSGELTARDPEQEDGGRYDAYAFRANAGDRFVVTLDSEAFDPLVRVGRMNGPDFLEISSNDDAPGGGLNSRLTFTAPTAGEYVIRATSLEDGLGRYELGLAEAPPAPPSKPIAIGDEIKGELGSDSATNDGGQRAETYRFTGTNGQRVAIEMKSSEFDAYLTLRRASDDTVLAEDDDGAGSGTDARIARTLDADGDYIIEARGFSDEAEGDYTLKLTETAPPPPPTTATLGQTVEGEITDEDPQGDDGKRYDAYVFSGTEGQRVQAILRSGDFDAYLEIGKADGEFEALASDDDGLAEGTDSRLNFTLPSAGNYVVRAMPLDAEGKGLYSLELLDRGPEPKPGSLLIGSTVRGTLSNSAALSDEGAFFDAYRFQAKKDEKLRLTMVSNAFDSFIDLGKEDEDGDFTSLATDDDSLSDAHAKLDWTAPDDGWYVVRARAYGPNQMGAYALTVERQPAGASTSARDDAPAAMAPKSGG